The Oceanispirochaeta sp. nucleotide sequence GCAGGCTTGCTCAAGTATGACGGATCAAAGGTGCAGTTCCAGAAGTTCCGCCAGATCGTAATGGCCGTTTCTGTAAGCCCTTGAGGCAGCACTATCCCCGTCATTGTTGATCCAGCCCGGATCTCCCCCCTTCTCCAGCAAATATTGACAGACCTCTGTATAACCCATGGCTGCGGCATGAAGCAAAGGAGTCTCCCCTTTATTATTCACACTGTTTACATCAACTCCTGCATTTATCAGCATTTCAAGTGATTCCAATTCGGGAGGAACCCATCCCGAACAGGCCAGATGTAATCCAGATTCCTTTCTATAGGTCTGAGCAGAGGGGTCAGCACCGGCATCCAGAAGTATGCGGATATAATCGGGAGAGGCATGATTGCGGAGAGCCCACATGAGGGGAGTCCAGTTCTCAAAATCCCGGACATTCACATCCCAGCCTTCCCTGATCAGGAGTGCAGCGCTTTGGGAATCCGAGGACCAGGCTGCCAGATGAAGAGCTGTCCAGCCATAGTTCGTGACATCAAACACAGAGACTCCGTTGCGGATCAGGGCGTCAACCATGGCATGGGAGCCGAAGGCGGCGGCAGCCATAAGGGCGGTAAAGCCTTCTTCATCGATGTAATCCGGATCGGCACCCGCCTTGATCAAAGTTTCAACCATGCCGGCATCAATTCCCCAGCGGACAACTTCATTCAAGGCCTTGTTCAAGTCTGAATCATAGGGAATTCCATCGACCGGATAGACCCGCTTCTGCCGGATCAGAGTATTCAGGGCCTCCGGTGCTTTATAGGGAGTGGTCTCTTCATAGATTGATTTAAAAACATCAAGATTCCGCCCTGCCCCATCTCTGATACGCCCGTCAGGGCTGTTCTGAACCAGGAAAGAAACAATCTCCGGGGAATTACCAAAATGTAGAGCACCCATCAAAGGAGTCCATCCGTCCTTGTCCCGCCAGAGAACGCGGCTCTTTCCGGTCAGCAGCAGGCGGACAAGCCGGGGATCTTCAGCATAGGCGGCAGCCCAGAAAAACCCGGGGGTGCCGTAGTCATCCCTGACATCAGGATTCACTCCCAGGGCAATCAGTTTTTCAATAATAACCGCATTCTGCTGATACAGAAGACCATAGGTCAGAATATCCCAACCCTGGTTGTCTTTGTACTTCAGATCGGCTCCCGCTGCGGCCAGCTCTTCCAGAACTGTACTGTCATCGGATAAATCTACAGTCAAAGCTGTCATCATGGGACTCACACCCGCGGGATCCAGTTGATTAGGATCGGCTCCCCGACTGATGAGAAGGGATGCGATTTCGGCTGAATGAAGGATGCTCCTGGAGAGGAGGGTATGCCCATTTTCATCCCGGATATTCATGGGAAGCCCTTGATCCAGAAGGAGAGTCATCAGAGACAGAGCCGTGTTCGTATTGTAATCCAGTGGAAAAAAGAGGATCAGATTCTGAATTTCCCTGGAATCTTCATCAAAAGGAGAAAGACTTTTATCCCATCTTAAAAACAACTGCAGTAGATCCG carries:
- a CDS encoding ankyrin repeat domain-containing protein; amino-acid sequence: PYEILINRGIYPHFMSQLLQYGDLPKESSQGESLFFAALDHRFDLQRKVYLESLYSGGSSLDALNRMGRNPEEEALFRDDFEIAAFLADLRVRLNESFIETLDIKGQNISESEVQDFLERGASPGYRNASGYNPCHYAVAAGRPDLLQLFLRWDKSLSPFDEDSREIQNLILFFPLDYNTNTALSLMTLLLDQGLPMNIRDENGHTLLSRSILHSAEIASLLISRGADPNQLDPAGVSPMMTALTVDLSDDSTVLEELAAAGADLKYKDNQGWDILTYGLLYQQNAVIIEKLIALGVNPDVRDDYGTPGFFWAAAYAEDPRLVRLLLTGKSRVLWRDKDGWTPLMGALHFGNSPEIVSFLVQNSPDGRIRDGAGRNLDVFKSIYEETTPYKAPEALNTLIRQKRVYPVDGIPYDSDLNKALNEVVRWGIDAGMVETLIKAGADPDYIDEEGFTALMAAAAFGSHAMVDALIRNGVSVFDVTNYGWTALHLAAWSSDSQSAALLIREGWDVNVRDFENWTPLMWALRNHASPDYIRILLDAGADPSAQTYRKESGLHLACSGWVPPELESLEMLINAGVDVNSVNNKGETPLLHAAAMGYTEVCQYLLEKGGDPGWINNDGDSAASRAYRNGHYDLAELLELHL